In a genomic window of Bacteroidota bacterium:
- a CDS encoding fused MFS/spermidine synthase, translating into MIGGRVRAYVDTASLESRLRYVSVMNLPMRFYSAPGSLLLIGAGGGSIARNYLKEGWKVESVEPDSAVARIARSTFGLREDEVKIRVGSAGQFLASQAGAYDLILEDLVGTPVPEGDLLTAGFFKTVRTHLKKGGMFGIALECAGWRDEVVRAVASTLGEAFPNVTVLPIAEPPNRFGSIVVIASERAHDELVREVGRNEGLDPEWRFGPGYQETHAWDNRFVMQPDPLLVQTAEQNRIGRMFETIDDSARAQPPGYLP; encoded by the coding sequence ATGATCGGCGGCCGGGTCAGGGCGTATGTCGATACGGCGTCGTTGGAATCACGGCTGAGATATGTCTCCGTGATGAATCTTCCGATGAGGTTTTATTCAGCGCCCGGATCTCTCCTCCTGATCGGCGCGGGAGGCGGCTCGATCGCGAGAAATTACCTGAAGGAGGGCTGGAAGGTGGAGTCGGTTGAACCCGACTCCGCCGTCGCCCGAATCGCGCGAAGCACGTTCGGGCTCCGGGAGGACGAGGTGAAGATTCGAGTCGGGAGCGCGGGGCAGTTCCTTGCATCCCAGGCAGGCGCGTACGATCTTATCCTTGAAGATCTTGTCGGTACGCCGGTTCCCGAGGGAGATTTGCTGACGGCCGGCTTTTTCAAGACCGTTCGCACGCACTTGAAAAAAGGAGGAATGTTCGGAATCGCGCTCGAGTGCGCCGGATGGCGAGATGAGGTTGTCCGGGCCGTCGCTTCGACGCTCGGCGAGGCCTTCCCGAACGTCACCGTCCTTCCGATCGCCGAACCCCCGAACCGTTTCGGCAGCATCGTGGTGATCGCCTCAGAGAGAGCGCATGATGAACTCGTCAGGGAAGTCGGCCGGAACGAGGGGCTCGACCCGGAGTGGCGTTTCGGTCCCGGCTACCAGGAGACCCACGCCTGGGACAATCGTTTCGTGATGCAGCCCGATCCCCTGCTGGTCCAGACCGCGGAACAGAACCGGATCGGAAGAATGTTCGAAACGATCGACGATTCCGCCCGCGCCCAACCCCCGGGGTATCTCCCCTAA